A region of Denticeps clupeoides chromosome 19, fDenClu1.1, whole genome shotgun sequence DNA encodes the following proteins:
- the ano8b gene encoding anoctamin-8 isoform X1, which produces MRLSPPPPPDVALTPGRSATRPAPPHLDGMPDTGAAAAASADTDTSRHRHRAQAEGERTEPSTGSSGVLDKLFGKRLLQAGRYIMSHKSWMKTVPTENCDVLMTFSDTTDDHTLLWLLNHIRLGIPELIIQIRHHKHTRVYAFFVTATYENLLRGAEGMGLRKSVKPEFGGGTRSFSCEEDYIYENIESELCFFTSQERQSIIKYWLDNLRAKQGEVLHNVHFLEGQPIIPELKARGVIRQVFPLHEQRILGQLMKSWVQAVCEKQPLDDICDYFGVKIAMYFAWLGFYTTSMLYPAVIGFVLWMLTESDQTSRDICCVVFALFNVVWATLFLERWKRRGAELAYKWGTLDTPAESLEEPRPQFRGVMRCSPVTGCEEFYYPPWRRRVFRWLVSLPICILCLCFVFLAMLICFELQEFVMGIKELPRVARFIPKIMLAITVTACDEVYRKIACWLNDMENYRLQSAYEKNLIIKMVLFQFVNSYLSLFYIGFYLKDMERLKELLLVLSLSHSLLRQMRQNLLPLLLLKTHLLIMTLPRLVRAALRPKVRQPRPEMLATLLIIRQFLQNVKEVLQPYLYERHKLGDLTPRAVWDLLASALLKYGRLAAGKAQATPPDPTGPAEGRRGAGAGSSPSQRREKKCLNGGCGVPDDEHVEEDGERHSEEENEEESLIDCGLKLRKVSFIEKVDQRKSGPLASPVEDSFLEEGSPTMVEKGMDPASVFEMCDDDDDDNGIADAKDPAAESVAAPLAVGMENTATLRHRKRGRSMERADGGAKRDSWIDPPEEVESSVLTQAEIESCMQTYEDTFQDYQEMFIQFGYVVLFSSAFPLAAMCALINNIIEIRSDAFKLCTGLQRPFGQRVESIGQWQTVMEAMGLIAIIVNCYLIGQCGQLQRLFPWLSPEMAIISIVILEHFAILLKYVIHVAIPDIPCWVGEEMAKLEYQRREAFKKHERQAQQHFQHQQRRKREEEERQRQAEYQARREREREEGRPDSGGGDHHHDKSHGGGKSRSGGGAGGSGGGEKPKRPSSLLANNNVMKLKQIIPLQSKFSSGTARSPQSPTEAKLPGFLSFKFLKSPENKKEAAVAAAAAAAAASASAASTAVAPAPGQERSQSPSKAFNPGKLFNFGKSEGPACLNGAQATKNGEPERPASRSDLNGVPDEIPSPPGGENSENGHAAEAEPPGPKI; this is translated from the exons ATGCGTCTGAGCCCCCCGCCTCCACCCGATGTCGCCCTGACGCCCGGACGATCTGCGACGCGGCCCGCACCCCCCCATCTGGACGGCATGCCCGACAcgggagcggcggcggcggccagcGCCGACACCGACACCTCCCGGCACCGACACCGAGCGCAGGCGGAGGGGGAGAGGACGGAGCCGAGCACAGGCTCCTCCGGGGTGCTGG ACAAACTGTTCGGCAAGCGGCTGCTGCAGGCTGGACGCTACATCATGTCCCACAAGTCGTGGATGAAGACGGTGCCCACGGAAAACTGTGACGTGCTTATGACTTTTTCAG ACACCACCGATGACCACACGTTGCTATGGCTGCTGAACCACATCCGCCTGGGAATCCCGGAGCTCATCATCCAGATCCGGCACCACAAGCACACCCGGGTGTATGCTTTCTTCGTCACGGCCACGTACGAGAA TTTACTGCGAGGTGCTGAGGGGATGGGCCTGAGGAAGTCAGTGAAGCCCGAGTTCGGGGGAGGAACCCGGAGCTTCTCCTGCGAGGAAGACTACATCTACGAAAACATCGAGAGTGAGCTCTGCTTCTTCACGTCGCAG GAGCGCCAGAGCATCATCAAGTACTGGCTGGACAACTTGAGAGCCAAGCAGGGAGAGGTCCTCCACAACGTCCACTTCCTGGAAGGGCAGCCCATTA TTCCAGAGCTGAAAGCAAGGGGTGTCATTCGGCAGGTCTTCCCCCTCCACGAGCAGAGGATTCTGGGACAGCTGATGAAGTCCTGGGTCCAGGCTGTCTGTGAGAAGCAGCCGCTGG ATGACATCTGTGATTATTTTGGCGTGAAGATTGCCATGTACTTCGCCTGGCTGGGCTTCTACACCACCTCCATGCTGTACCCCGCTGTGATCGGCTTTGTGCTGTGGATGCTCACCGAATCCGATCAG ACGAGTCGGGATATCTGCTGTGTCGTGTTCGCCCTCTTTAACGTGGTGTGGGCCACGCTCTTCCTGGAGCGCTGGAAGCGGAGGGGGGCGGAGCTGGCGTACAAGTGGGGCACGTTGGACACCCCGGCGGAATCGTTGGAGGAGCCCCGGCCGCAATTTCGG GGTGTGATGCGCTGTAGCCCCGTGACAGGCTGCGAGGAGTTCTACTATCCCCCGTGGAGACGGCGCGTCTTCAGGTGGCTGGTCAGCCTGCCCATCTGTATTTTATGCCTTTGCTTTGTCTTCCTGGCCATGCTGATCTGCTTCGAACTGCAG GAGTTTGTGATGGGGATTAAAGAGCTGCCGCGTGTAGCCAGGTTCATCCCTAAGATCATGCTGGCTATCACTGTGACTGCGTGTGATGAGGTGTACCGCAAGATCGCCTGTTGGCTCAACGACATGG AAAATTACAGACTTCAGAGTGCCTACGAGAAAAACCTCATCATCAAAATGGTCCTT TTTCAGTTTGTAAATTCTTATCTCAGCCTTTTCTACATCGGATTCTACCTCAAAGACATGGAGCGTCTGAAAGAG CTGCTGCTGGTCCTCTCGCTGAGCCACAGTCTGCTGAGGCAGATGAGGCAGAACCTGCTGCCCCTCCTCTTGCTCAAGACGCACCTCCTGATCATGACCCTCCCTCGGCTCGTACGCGCTGCCCTGCGGCCCAAAGTACGGCAGCCGAGGCCTGAG ATGCTGGCCACGCTGCTGATAATCCGCCAGTTCCTGCAGAACGTGAAGGAAGTGCTGCAGCCGTACCTGTACGAGCGCCACAAGCTGGGCGACCTGACGCCGCGGGCCGTGTGGGACCTGCTGGCGTCCGCGCTGCTGAAGTACGGCCGCCTGGCCGCGGGGAAGgcccaggccacgccccccgaCCCCACCGGGCCGGCAGAGGGGCGGAGGGGCGCGGGGGCCGGCAGCAGCCCGTCCCAGCGGAGGGAGAAGAAGTGTCTGAACGGGGGCTGCGGGGTTCCGGACGACGAGCACGTGGAGGAGGACGGCGAGAGGCACAGCGAGGAGgagaacgaggaggagagtcTCATCGACTGCGGCCTGAAGCTCAGGAAGGTCAGTTTCATCGAGAAGGTCGACCAGCGCAAGTCCGGCCCCCTGGCTTCGCCCGTGGAGGACAGCTTCTTAGAGGAGGGCAGTCCCACCATGGTGGAGAAGGGGATGGACCCCGCCTCCGTCTTCGAGATGTGcgacgacgacgatgacgacAACGGGATCGCTGACGCTAAGGACCCGGCGGCGGAATCCGTGGCGGCTCCTCTTGCAGTCGGGATGGAGAACACCGCAACTTTAAGGCACCGGAAAAGGGGGCGTAGCATGGAGCGGGCGGACGGCGGCGCCAAGAGGGACTCGTGGATCGACCCTCCCGAGGAGGTGGAGTCCTCCGTACTCACACAGGCTGAGATCGAGAGCTGCATGCAGACCTACGAG GACACTTTCCAGGACTACCAGGAGATGTTCATCCAGTTCGGCTACGTCGTCCTCTTCTCATCCGCGTTCCCGCTGGCCGCCATGTGCGCCCTCATCAACAACATCATCGAGATCCGCAGCGACGCCTTCAAGCTCTGCACCGGGCTGCAGCGGCCATTCGGCCAGCGGGTGGAGAGCATCGGCCAGTGGCAG ACGGTGATGGAAGCCATGGGCCTCATTGCCATCATAGTGAACTGTTACCTGATTGGCCAGTGTGGTCAGCTGCAGCGCCTCTTCCCCTGGCTCAGTCCGGAGATGGCCATCATCTCCATAGTCATCCTCGAG CACTTCGCCATCCTGCTGAAGTACGTCATTCATGTGGCAATCCCAGACATCCCCTGCTGGGTGGGAGAGGAAATGGCCAAACTGGAATACCAGCGCCGGGAGGCTTTTAAG AAACACGAGCGGCAGGCGCAGCAGCACTTCCAGCACCAGCAGCGGCGGAAgcgtgaggaggaggagcggcagCGGCAGGCCGAGTACCAGGCCCGGCGGGAGCGCGAGCGGGAGGAGGGCCGACCCGACTCAGGAGGGGGCGACCACCACCACGACAAGAGCCACGGTGGCGGCAAGTCCCGGTCGGGTGGGGGCGCCGGGGGCTCGGGAGGAGGGGAGAAGCCCAAGCGGCCCAGTTCCCTCCTGGCCAACAACAACGTGATGAAGCTGAAGCAGATCATCCCTCTGCAGAGCAAGTTCTCGTCTGGCACGGCCCGCTCGCCACAGTCGCCCACCGAAGCCAAGCTCCCAGGGTTCCTCAGCTTCAAGTTCCTCAAGTCGCCGGAGAACAAGAAAGAGGCGGCGGTAGCCGCCgcggcggctgcggcggcggctTCGGCCTCGGCCGCCTCCACCGCCGTGGCGCCCGCCCCCGGCCAGGAGCGATCGCAGTCCCCTAGCAAGGCCTTCAACCCCGGCAAACTCTTTAACTTCGGCAAATCCGAGGGGCCGGCCTGCCTGAACGGGGCGCAGGCGACCAAAAACGGGGAGCCCGAGCGGCCGGCCAGCAGGTCGGACCTGAACGGCGTCCCGGACGAGATTCCGTCCCCTCCTGGCGGAGAGAACAGTGAAAATGGACACGCGGCCGAAGCCGAGCCCCCCGGCCCCAAAATCTGA
- the ano8b gene encoding anoctamin-8 isoform X2, translating into MRLSPPPPPDVALTPGRSATRPAPPHLDGMPDTGAAAAASADTDTSRHRHRAQAEGERTEPSTGSSGVLDKLFGKRLLQAGRYIMSHKSWMKTVPTENCDVLMTFSDTTDDHTLLWLLNHIRLGIPELIIQIRHHKHTRVYAFFVTATYENLLRGAEGMGLRKSVKPEFGGGTRSFSCEEDYIYENIESELCFFTSQERQSIIKYWLDNLRAKQGEVLHNVHFLEGQPIIPELKARGVIRQVFPLHEQRILGQLMKSWVQAVCEKQPLDDICDYFGVKIAMYFAWLGFYTTSMLYPAVIGFVLWMLTESDQTSRDICCVVFALFNVVWATLFLERWKRRGAELAYKWGTLDTPAESLEEPRPQFRGVMRCSPVTGCEEFYYPPWRRRVFRWLVSLPICILCLCFVFLAMLICFELQEFVMGIKELPRVARFIPKIMLAITVTACDEVYRKIACWLNDMENYRLQSAYEKNLIIKMVLFQFVNSYLSLFYIGFYLKDMERLKELLLVLSLSHSLLRQMRQNLLPLLLLKTHLLIMTLPRLVRAALRPKMLATLLIIRQFLQNVKEVLQPYLYERHKLGDLTPRAVWDLLASALLKYGRLAAGKAQATPPDPTGPAEGRRGAGAGSSPSQRREKKCLNGGCGVPDDEHVEEDGERHSEEENEEESLIDCGLKLRKVSFIEKVDQRKSGPLASPVEDSFLEEGSPTMVEKGMDPASVFEMCDDDDDDNGIADAKDPAAESVAAPLAVGMENTATLRHRKRGRSMERADGGAKRDSWIDPPEEVESSVLTQAEIESCMQTYEDTFQDYQEMFIQFGYVVLFSSAFPLAAMCALINNIIEIRSDAFKLCTGLQRPFGQRVESIGQWQTVMEAMGLIAIIVNCYLIGQCGQLQRLFPWLSPEMAIISIVILEHFAILLKYVIHVAIPDIPCWVGEEMAKLEYQRREAFKKHERQAQQHFQHQQRRKREEEERQRQAEYQARREREREEGRPDSGGGDHHHDKSHGGGKSRSGGGAGGSGGGEKPKRPSSLLANNNVMKLKQIIPLQSKFSSGTARSPQSPTEAKLPGFLSFKFLKSPENKKEAAVAAAAAAAAASASAASTAVAPAPGQERSQSPSKAFNPGKLFNFGKSEGPACLNGAQATKNGEPERPASRSDLNGVPDEIPSPPGGENSENGHAAEAEPPGPKI; encoded by the exons ATGCGTCTGAGCCCCCCGCCTCCACCCGATGTCGCCCTGACGCCCGGACGATCTGCGACGCGGCCCGCACCCCCCCATCTGGACGGCATGCCCGACAcgggagcggcggcggcggccagcGCCGACACCGACACCTCCCGGCACCGACACCGAGCGCAGGCGGAGGGGGAGAGGACGGAGCCGAGCACAGGCTCCTCCGGGGTGCTGG ACAAACTGTTCGGCAAGCGGCTGCTGCAGGCTGGACGCTACATCATGTCCCACAAGTCGTGGATGAAGACGGTGCCCACGGAAAACTGTGACGTGCTTATGACTTTTTCAG ACACCACCGATGACCACACGTTGCTATGGCTGCTGAACCACATCCGCCTGGGAATCCCGGAGCTCATCATCCAGATCCGGCACCACAAGCACACCCGGGTGTATGCTTTCTTCGTCACGGCCACGTACGAGAA TTTACTGCGAGGTGCTGAGGGGATGGGCCTGAGGAAGTCAGTGAAGCCCGAGTTCGGGGGAGGAACCCGGAGCTTCTCCTGCGAGGAAGACTACATCTACGAAAACATCGAGAGTGAGCTCTGCTTCTTCACGTCGCAG GAGCGCCAGAGCATCATCAAGTACTGGCTGGACAACTTGAGAGCCAAGCAGGGAGAGGTCCTCCACAACGTCCACTTCCTGGAAGGGCAGCCCATTA TTCCAGAGCTGAAAGCAAGGGGTGTCATTCGGCAGGTCTTCCCCCTCCACGAGCAGAGGATTCTGGGACAGCTGATGAAGTCCTGGGTCCAGGCTGTCTGTGAGAAGCAGCCGCTGG ATGACATCTGTGATTATTTTGGCGTGAAGATTGCCATGTACTTCGCCTGGCTGGGCTTCTACACCACCTCCATGCTGTACCCCGCTGTGATCGGCTTTGTGCTGTGGATGCTCACCGAATCCGATCAG ACGAGTCGGGATATCTGCTGTGTCGTGTTCGCCCTCTTTAACGTGGTGTGGGCCACGCTCTTCCTGGAGCGCTGGAAGCGGAGGGGGGCGGAGCTGGCGTACAAGTGGGGCACGTTGGACACCCCGGCGGAATCGTTGGAGGAGCCCCGGCCGCAATTTCGG GGTGTGATGCGCTGTAGCCCCGTGACAGGCTGCGAGGAGTTCTACTATCCCCCGTGGAGACGGCGCGTCTTCAGGTGGCTGGTCAGCCTGCCCATCTGTATTTTATGCCTTTGCTTTGTCTTCCTGGCCATGCTGATCTGCTTCGAACTGCAG GAGTTTGTGATGGGGATTAAAGAGCTGCCGCGTGTAGCCAGGTTCATCCCTAAGATCATGCTGGCTATCACTGTGACTGCGTGTGATGAGGTGTACCGCAAGATCGCCTGTTGGCTCAACGACATGG AAAATTACAGACTTCAGAGTGCCTACGAGAAAAACCTCATCATCAAAATGGTCCTT TTTCAGTTTGTAAATTCTTATCTCAGCCTTTTCTACATCGGATTCTACCTCAAAGACATGGAGCGTCTGAAAGAG CTGCTGCTGGTCCTCTCGCTGAGCCACAGTCTGCTGAGGCAGATGAGGCAGAACCTGCTGCCCCTCCTCTTGCTCAAGACGCACCTCCTGATCATGACCCTCCCTCGGCTCGTACGCGCTGCCCTGCGGCCCAAA ATGCTGGCCACGCTGCTGATAATCCGCCAGTTCCTGCAGAACGTGAAGGAAGTGCTGCAGCCGTACCTGTACGAGCGCCACAAGCTGGGCGACCTGACGCCGCGGGCCGTGTGGGACCTGCTGGCGTCCGCGCTGCTGAAGTACGGCCGCCTGGCCGCGGGGAAGgcccaggccacgccccccgaCCCCACCGGGCCGGCAGAGGGGCGGAGGGGCGCGGGGGCCGGCAGCAGCCCGTCCCAGCGGAGGGAGAAGAAGTGTCTGAACGGGGGCTGCGGGGTTCCGGACGACGAGCACGTGGAGGAGGACGGCGAGAGGCACAGCGAGGAGgagaacgaggaggagagtcTCATCGACTGCGGCCTGAAGCTCAGGAAGGTCAGTTTCATCGAGAAGGTCGACCAGCGCAAGTCCGGCCCCCTGGCTTCGCCCGTGGAGGACAGCTTCTTAGAGGAGGGCAGTCCCACCATGGTGGAGAAGGGGATGGACCCCGCCTCCGTCTTCGAGATGTGcgacgacgacgatgacgacAACGGGATCGCTGACGCTAAGGACCCGGCGGCGGAATCCGTGGCGGCTCCTCTTGCAGTCGGGATGGAGAACACCGCAACTTTAAGGCACCGGAAAAGGGGGCGTAGCATGGAGCGGGCGGACGGCGGCGCCAAGAGGGACTCGTGGATCGACCCTCCCGAGGAGGTGGAGTCCTCCGTACTCACACAGGCTGAGATCGAGAGCTGCATGCAGACCTACGAG GACACTTTCCAGGACTACCAGGAGATGTTCATCCAGTTCGGCTACGTCGTCCTCTTCTCATCCGCGTTCCCGCTGGCCGCCATGTGCGCCCTCATCAACAACATCATCGAGATCCGCAGCGACGCCTTCAAGCTCTGCACCGGGCTGCAGCGGCCATTCGGCCAGCGGGTGGAGAGCATCGGCCAGTGGCAG ACGGTGATGGAAGCCATGGGCCTCATTGCCATCATAGTGAACTGTTACCTGATTGGCCAGTGTGGTCAGCTGCAGCGCCTCTTCCCCTGGCTCAGTCCGGAGATGGCCATCATCTCCATAGTCATCCTCGAG CACTTCGCCATCCTGCTGAAGTACGTCATTCATGTGGCAATCCCAGACATCCCCTGCTGGGTGGGAGAGGAAATGGCCAAACTGGAATACCAGCGCCGGGAGGCTTTTAAG AAACACGAGCGGCAGGCGCAGCAGCACTTCCAGCACCAGCAGCGGCGGAAgcgtgaggaggaggagcggcagCGGCAGGCCGAGTACCAGGCCCGGCGGGAGCGCGAGCGGGAGGAGGGCCGACCCGACTCAGGAGGGGGCGACCACCACCACGACAAGAGCCACGGTGGCGGCAAGTCCCGGTCGGGTGGGGGCGCCGGGGGCTCGGGAGGAGGGGAGAAGCCCAAGCGGCCCAGTTCCCTCCTGGCCAACAACAACGTGATGAAGCTGAAGCAGATCATCCCTCTGCAGAGCAAGTTCTCGTCTGGCACGGCCCGCTCGCCACAGTCGCCCACCGAAGCCAAGCTCCCAGGGTTCCTCAGCTTCAAGTTCCTCAAGTCGCCGGAGAACAAGAAAGAGGCGGCGGTAGCCGCCgcggcggctgcggcggcggctTCGGCCTCGGCCGCCTCCACCGCCGTGGCGCCCGCCCCCGGCCAGGAGCGATCGCAGTCCCCTAGCAAGGCCTTCAACCCCGGCAAACTCTTTAACTTCGGCAAATCCGAGGGGCCGGCCTGCCTGAACGGGGCGCAGGCGACCAAAAACGGGGAGCCCGAGCGGCCGGCCAGCAGGTCGGACCTGAACGGCGTCCCGGACGAGATTCCGTCCCCTCCTGGCGGAGAGAACAGTGAAAATGGACACGCGGCCGAAGCCGAGCCCCCCGGCCCCAAAATCTGA
- the ano8b gene encoding anoctamin-8 isoform X3: MRLSPPPPPDVALTPGRSATRPAPPHLDGMPDTGAAAAASADTDTSRHRHRAQAEGERTEPSTGSSGVLDKLFGKRLLQAGRYIMSHKSWMKTVPTENCDVLMTFSDTTDDHTLLWLLNHIRLGIPELIIQIRHHKHTRVYAFFVTATYENLLRGAEGMGLRKSVKPEFGGGTRSFSCEEDYIYENIESELCFFTSQERQSIIKYWLDNLRAKQGEVLHNVHFLEGQPIIPELKARGVIRQVFPLHEQRILGQLMKSWVQAVCEKQPLDDICDYFGVKIAMYFAWLGFYTTSMLYPAVIGFVLWMLTESDQTSRDICCVVFALFNVVWATLFLERWKRRGAELAYKWGTLDTPAESLEEPRPQFRGVMRCSPVTGCEEFYYPPWRRRVFRWLVSLPICILCLCFVFLAMLICFELQEFVMGIKELPRVARFIPKIMLAITVTACDEVYRKIACWLNDMENYRLQSAYEKNLIIKMVLFQFVNSYLSLFYIGFYLKDMERLKEMLATLLIIRQFLQNVKEVLQPYLYERHKLGDLTPRAVWDLLASALLKYGRLAAGKAQATPPDPTGPAEGRRGAGAGSSPSQRREKKCLNGGCGVPDDEHVEEDGERHSEEENEEESLIDCGLKLRKVSFIEKVDQRKSGPLASPVEDSFLEEGSPTMVEKGMDPASVFEMCDDDDDDNGIADAKDPAAESVAAPLAVGMENTATLRHRKRGRSMERADGGAKRDSWIDPPEEVESSVLTQAEIESCMQTYEDTFQDYQEMFIQFGYVVLFSSAFPLAAMCALINNIIEIRSDAFKLCTGLQRPFGQRVESIGQWQTVMEAMGLIAIIVNCYLIGQCGQLQRLFPWLSPEMAIISIVILEHFAILLKYVIHVAIPDIPCWVGEEMAKLEYQRREAFKKHERQAQQHFQHQQRRKREEEERQRQAEYQARREREREEGRPDSGGGDHHHDKSHGGGKSRSGGGAGGSGGGEKPKRPSSLLANNNVMKLKQIIPLQSKFSSGTARSPQSPTEAKLPGFLSFKFLKSPENKKEAAVAAAAAAAAASASAASTAVAPAPGQERSQSPSKAFNPGKLFNFGKSEGPACLNGAQATKNGEPERPASRSDLNGVPDEIPSPPGGENSENGHAAEAEPPGPKI; this comes from the exons ATGCGTCTGAGCCCCCCGCCTCCACCCGATGTCGCCCTGACGCCCGGACGATCTGCGACGCGGCCCGCACCCCCCCATCTGGACGGCATGCCCGACAcgggagcggcggcggcggccagcGCCGACACCGACACCTCCCGGCACCGACACCGAGCGCAGGCGGAGGGGGAGAGGACGGAGCCGAGCACAGGCTCCTCCGGGGTGCTGG ACAAACTGTTCGGCAAGCGGCTGCTGCAGGCTGGACGCTACATCATGTCCCACAAGTCGTGGATGAAGACGGTGCCCACGGAAAACTGTGACGTGCTTATGACTTTTTCAG ACACCACCGATGACCACACGTTGCTATGGCTGCTGAACCACATCCGCCTGGGAATCCCGGAGCTCATCATCCAGATCCGGCACCACAAGCACACCCGGGTGTATGCTTTCTTCGTCACGGCCACGTACGAGAA TTTACTGCGAGGTGCTGAGGGGATGGGCCTGAGGAAGTCAGTGAAGCCCGAGTTCGGGGGAGGAACCCGGAGCTTCTCCTGCGAGGAAGACTACATCTACGAAAACATCGAGAGTGAGCTCTGCTTCTTCACGTCGCAG GAGCGCCAGAGCATCATCAAGTACTGGCTGGACAACTTGAGAGCCAAGCAGGGAGAGGTCCTCCACAACGTCCACTTCCTGGAAGGGCAGCCCATTA TTCCAGAGCTGAAAGCAAGGGGTGTCATTCGGCAGGTCTTCCCCCTCCACGAGCAGAGGATTCTGGGACAGCTGATGAAGTCCTGGGTCCAGGCTGTCTGTGAGAAGCAGCCGCTGG ATGACATCTGTGATTATTTTGGCGTGAAGATTGCCATGTACTTCGCCTGGCTGGGCTTCTACACCACCTCCATGCTGTACCCCGCTGTGATCGGCTTTGTGCTGTGGATGCTCACCGAATCCGATCAG ACGAGTCGGGATATCTGCTGTGTCGTGTTCGCCCTCTTTAACGTGGTGTGGGCCACGCTCTTCCTGGAGCGCTGGAAGCGGAGGGGGGCGGAGCTGGCGTACAAGTGGGGCACGTTGGACACCCCGGCGGAATCGTTGGAGGAGCCCCGGCCGCAATTTCGG GGTGTGATGCGCTGTAGCCCCGTGACAGGCTGCGAGGAGTTCTACTATCCCCCGTGGAGACGGCGCGTCTTCAGGTGGCTGGTCAGCCTGCCCATCTGTATTTTATGCCTTTGCTTTGTCTTCCTGGCCATGCTGATCTGCTTCGAACTGCAG GAGTTTGTGATGGGGATTAAAGAGCTGCCGCGTGTAGCCAGGTTCATCCCTAAGATCATGCTGGCTATCACTGTGACTGCGTGTGATGAGGTGTACCGCAAGATCGCCTGTTGGCTCAACGACATGG AAAATTACAGACTTCAGAGTGCCTACGAGAAAAACCTCATCATCAAAATGGTCCTT TTTCAGTTTGTAAATTCTTATCTCAGCCTTTTCTACATCGGATTCTACCTCAAAGACATGGAGCGTCTGAAAGAG ATGCTGGCCACGCTGCTGATAATCCGCCAGTTCCTGCAGAACGTGAAGGAAGTGCTGCAGCCGTACCTGTACGAGCGCCACAAGCTGGGCGACCTGACGCCGCGGGCCGTGTGGGACCTGCTGGCGTCCGCGCTGCTGAAGTACGGCCGCCTGGCCGCGGGGAAGgcccaggccacgccccccgaCCCCACCGGGCCGGCAGAGGGGCGGAGGGGCGCGGGGGCCGGCAGCAGCCCGTCCCAGCGGAGGGAGAAGAAGTGTCTGAACGGGGGCTGCGGGGTTCCGGACGACGAGCACGTGGAGGAGGACGGCGAGAGGCACAGCGAGGAGgagaacgaggaggagagtcTCATCGACTGCGGCCTGAAGCTCAGGAAGGTCAGTTTCATCGAGAAGGTCGACCAGCGCAAGTCCGGCCCCCTGGCTTCGCCCGTGGAGGACAGCTTCTTAGAGGAGGGCAGTCCCACCATGGTGGAGAAGGGGATGGACCCCGCCTCCGTCTTCGAGATGTGcgacgacgacgatgacgacAACGGGATCGCTGACGCTAAGGACCCGGCGGCGGAATCCGTGGCGGCTCCTCTTGCAGTCGGGATGGAGAACACCGCAACTTTAAGGCACCGGAAAAGGGGGCGTAGCATGGAGCGGGCGGACGGCGGCGCCAAGAGGGACTCGTGGATCGACCCTCCCGAGGAGGTGGAGTCCTCCGTACTCACACAGGCTGAGATCGAGAGCTGCATGCAGACCTACGAG GACACTTTCCAGGACTACCAGGAGATGTTCATCCAGTTCGGCTACGTCGTCCTCTTCTCATCCGCGTTCCCGCTGGCCGCCATGTGCGCCCTCATCAACAACATCATCGAGATCCGCAGCGACGCCTTCAAGCTCTGCACCGGGCTGCAGCGGCCATTCGGCCAGCGGGTGGAGAGCATCGGCCAGTGGCAG ACGGTGATGGAAGCCATGGGCCTCATTGCCATCATAGTGAACTGTTACCTGATTGGCCAGTGTGGTCAGCTGCAGCGCCTCTTCCCCTGGCTCAGTCCGGAGATGGCCATCATCTCCATAGTCATCCTCGAG CACTTCGCCATCCTGCTGAAGTACGTCATTCATGTGGCAATCCCAGACATCCCCTGCTGGGTGGGAGAGGAAATGGCCAAACTGGAATACCAGCGCCGGGAGGCTTTTAAG AAACACGAGCGGCAGGCGCAGCAGCACTTCCAGCACCAGCAGCGGCGGAAgcgtgaggaggaggagcggcagCGGCAGGCCGAGTACCAGGCCCGGCGGGAGCGCGAGCGGGAGGAGGGCCGACCCGACTCAGGAGGGGGCGACCACCACCACGACAAGAGCCACGGTGGCGGCAAGTCCCGGTCGGGTGGGGGCGCCGGGGGCTCGGGAGGAGGGGAGAAGCCCAAGCGGCCCAGTTCCCTCCTGGCCAACAACAACGTGATGAAGCTGAAGCAGATCATCCCTCTGCAGAGCAAGTTCTCGTCTGGCACGGCCCGCTCGCCACAGTCGCCCACCGAAGCCAAGCTCCCAGGGTTCCTCAGCTTCAAGTTCCTCAAGTCGCCGGAGAACAAGAAAGAGGCGGCGGTAGCCGCCgcggcggctgcggcggcggctTCGGCCTCGGCCGCCTCCACCGCCGTGGCGCCCGCCCCCGGCCAGGAGCGATCGCAGTCCCCTAGCAAGGCCTTCAACCCCGGCAAACTCTTTAACTTCGGCAAATCCGAGGGGCCGGCCTGCCTGAACGGGGCGCAGGCGACCAAAAACGGGGAGCCCGAGCGGCCGGCCAGCAGGTCGGACCTGAACGGCGTCCCGGACGAGATTCCGTCCCCTCCTGGCGGAGAGAACAGTGAAAATGGACACGCGGCCGAAGCCGAGCCCCCCGGCCCCAAAATCTGA